One part of the Syngnathus acus chromosome 17, fSynAcu1.2, whole genome shotgun sequence genome encodes these proteins:
- the abhd3 gene encoding phospholipase ABHD3, whose translation MLSPQLNLDILTRDLSHYLENQVKVGLLGSGVGLSLVLGFSAAYTCYYLISVAKKPQLISGGKKFYQFLREQCPIVSETYYPTFWCWESRIQTLLRPFVTAKPGVAYRNELIKAADGGQISLDWLDNDDSLAHPDPASRPTVLLLPGLTGTSRESYILHMVEQSRDLGYRAVVFNNRGVSGETLLTPRTYCAANTEDLEMVIEHIHTSYRTAPIMAAGVSMGGMMLVNYLGRKGQETCLRGVVVFSAGWDVFECTASLEKPLDRFLFNSYLTSCLQASVHRHRPVLEKCYDIDHVMKAKTIREFDERFTSIMFGYATNDDYYHDASPVHRLKSVQVPMLCLNAADDVFSPSHAIPVEAVKQNPNLAMLITCHGGHIGFLEGLWPRRSTYMDRVFRQFARAVIEQGGRLKDLS comes from the exons ATGCTCTCGCCGCAGCTGAATTTGGACATTTTGACGCGGGACCTGTCTCATTATCTGGAAAACCAAGTGAAAGTTGGTCTGCTGGGCTCGGGAGTGGGGCTCTCTCTGGTGCTCGGCTTCAGCGCGGCGTACACCTGCTACTACCTCATCTCGGTGGCCAAG AAGCCGCAGCTCATTTCGGGAGGCAAGAAGTTCTACCAGTTCCTGCGCGAGCAATGTCCCATCGTGTCGGAGACCTATTACCCCACCTTTTGGTGCTGGGAGAGCCGCATCCAGACGCTGCTCAGACCCTTTGTCACGGCCAAGCCCGGAGTGGCCTACAGGAA TGAGCTGATCAAGGCGGCGGATGGAGGACAGATCTCCTTGGATTGGTTGGACAACGATGACAGCCTGGCTCACCCCGACCCCGCCTCCAGACCCACCGTCCTCCTTCTCCCGGGGCTGACCGGCACCAGCCGAGAGTCCTACATCCTGCACATGGTCGAGCAGAGCCGGGATCTGGGCTATAG aGCTGTGGTTTTCAACAACAGAGGTGTGTCGGGGGAAACTCTGCTG ACGCCTCGGACTTACTGCGCCGCCAACACGGAGGACCTGGAGATGGTCATCGAGCACATCCACACGAGCTACCGTACGGCACCTATCATGGCGGCGGGAGTGTCCATGGGCGG taTGATGCTGGTCAACTACTTGGGGCGAAAGGGCCAGGAGACGTGCCTGAGAGGGGTGGTGGTCTTCTCGGCCGGCTGGGACGTGTTTGAGTGCACGGCATCACTGGAAAAACCGCTGGACCGCTTCCTTTTCAACTCCTACCTCACCAGCTGCCTGCAAGCCTCGGTGCACAG ACACAGACCAGTGCTTGAAAAGTGTTACGACATTGACCACGTTATGAAG GCCAAGACCATCCGAGAGTTCGACGAGAGGTTCACGTCCATCATGTTCGGCTACGCCACCAACGACGACTACTATCACGACGCCAGTCCCGTCCACAGGCTGAAGTCGGTGCAGGTGCCCATGCTGTGCCTCAACGCTGCCGACGACGTCTTTTCCCCGTCGCACG CCATCCCTGTGGAGGCAGTGAAGCAAAACCCCAACCTGGCCATGCTCATTACCTGCCACGGCGGCCATATTGGCTTCCTGGAGGGCCTGTGGCCAAGGCGGAGCACCTACATGGACCGCGTCTTCCGCCAGTTTGCCCGCGCCGTCATCGAGCAAGGCGGCCGACTCAAAGACCTCTCCTGa